From a region of the Nodosilinea sp. PGN35 genome:
- a CDS encoding pentapeptide repeat-containing protein, which produces MRELDNAYRILELEPGASLEDINQAYKDLVFVWHPDRIPQDNERLYQKAQDKIKALNQARDLLRSHSRNGRSSASSSSRYGTASSSYRPSTASNYGSSDYRSAYSNGYNSNGYGSAKPQEADTRSASHNRYYRYQRSTYGGSYYGASQGDGTASSSSGTSSGGTSASEASTGQAQTYRQRRDAAAGVGGDKTASANGSSSHQSQASATNGNAAQGKTSSPAKPKPADDAYNSYNAHTRNGAASTHRSRQSPDLSGTDMSGANLREKDFGGRNLSEANLSGADLSDAFLHKVNLNRANLSKAKLFRANLLQADLSHANLREADLIGADFSGADLSGADLSGAKVAVGGRTMVKLTGTILTGAIMPDGSIHD; this is translated from the coding sequence ATGCGTGAGCTGGACAACGCCTATCGAATTCTAGAGCTAGAGCCTGGTGCCTCCCTGGAGGATATCAACCAGGCTTACAAAGACCTGGTGTTTGTCTGGCACCCCGATCGCATTCCCCAGGACAACGAGCGGCTGTACCAAAAGGCTCAGGACAAGATTAAGGCGCTGAACCAGGCGCGGGACTTGCTGCGATCGCACAGTCGCAACGGTCGCAGCAGCGCCAGTTCATCTAGCCGCTACGGCACCGCCAGCAGCAGCTACCGCCCCTCGACGGCCAGCAACTACGGCAGCAGCGACTATCGCTCTGCCTACAGCAACGGCTACAACAGCAACGGCTACGGTAGCGCCAAACCCCAAGAGGCCGACACGCGATCGGCGTCCCACAACCGCTACTACCGCTACCAGCGCAGCACCTACGGCGGTAGCTACTACGGTGCCAGCCAGGGCGACGGTACCGCTTCGTCTAGCTCTGGCACCTCCAGCGGTGGCACCTCTGCTTCAGAGGCTAGTACCGGGCAAGCGCAAACCTATCGCCAGCGGCGCGATGCAGCAGCGGGGGTAGGCGGCGACAAAACCGCCAGCGCCAACGGCAGCTCAAGCCATCAGAGCCAGGCTAGCGCCACCAACGGCAACGCCGCCCAGGGTAAAACCAGCAGCCCGGCCAAACCCAAACCCGCTGATGACGCTTACAACAGCTACAACGCCCACACCCGCAATGGAGCTGCTAGCACCCACCGATCGCGCCAAAGCCCCGACCTCAGCGGCACCGACATGAGCGGGGCCAATCTGCGCGAAAAAGACTTTGGCGGCCGCAACCTCAGCGAGGCCAATCTCAGCGGCGCTGACCTCAGCGATGCCTTTTTGCACAAGGTTAACCTCAACCGCGCCAACCTCAGCAAGGCCAAGCTGTTTCGCGCCAACCTGCTCCAGGCCGACCTCAGCCACGCCAACCTGCGCGAAGCCGACCTGATCGGCGCAGACTTTAGCGGAGCCGACCTCAGCGGGGCCGACCTCAGCGGGGCCAAGGTGGCCGTTGGGGGGCGCACCATGGTCAAGCTCACCGGCACTATCCTCACCGGGGCGATCATGCCCGATGGCTCGATTCATGACTAG